Proteins co-encoded in one Cytophaga hutchinsonii ATCC 33406 genomic window:
- a CDS encoding PhoX family protein, producing MLKVLISQLCWIIAFPVFAQYPFNEIPFQDYSTDIIIDKKLSYKILFSMGDTVYTSTGKSAPAKGMHDMILILPGKKSSEVSLAVSHECNDSSSVLGDGGGMSIVPLCFKHTTWNVYDSIKNIDFTSVGGTYDNCSGTYIKEKNTILTAEEGTPVNNVYLYKKGKGYRDTSDINGLARFKHTGWMVEVDPDSLTSLRKLYNMGRFVHESALLLNDGKTVFLTDDFAPGVFFKFIASEKNNFEHGQLYAYRDATPDDTSHWITLPMTMDSLVDIRNVALRMGASYFLRMEWMTQVQNKIYITATGCDNFIIENIYNGKPSKHLIPFTNKSVIDQPYGSVLVFDPVTNNMDLLLNGGAGKKDPEKHFSNPDAVTTLTKNGKTYLIIQEDIILNTRGRVSKSALEKNFFMNEIFWLDLSVKNPTVDDLKRFLIAPAGAETTGGAFMSGNTRFYFINIQHPYSSNPPPFNKSCTIVIDLK from the coding sequence ATGCTGAAAGTACTTATTTCACAATTGTGCTGGATAATTGCTTTTCCTGTTTTTGCTCAATATCCATTTAACGAAATTCCTTTTCAAGATTACTCTACTGACATTATTATAGATAAGAAATTATCTTATAAAATTTTATTCAGTATGGGTGACACTGTTTATACTTCTACAGGAAAATCGGCTCCGGCAAAAGGGATGCATGATATGATTCTTATTTTGCCCGGTAAAAAATCTTCTGAAGTTTCTTTAGCTGTTTCGCATGAGTGCAATGACTCTTCTTCTGTACTTGGCGATGGCGGAGGCATGAGCATTGTGCCTCTCTGTTTCAAACACACTACCTGGAACGTTTATGATTCTATTAAAAATATTGATTTTACTTCTGTTGGCGGAACATATGACAATTGCAGCGGTACATACATAAAAGAAAAAAACACTATTCTTACAGCAGAAGAAGGTACACCGGTAAACAATGTATACCTGTATAAAAAGGGGAAAGGTTATCGGGACACCAGCGACATAAACGGACTTGCGCGATTTAAACATACCGGCTGGATGGTTGAAGTTGATCCGGATTCGTTAACATCACTTCGCAAGCTTTACAACATGGGGCGCTTCGTACATGAAAGTGCGCTTCTATTAAACGATGGCAAAACTGTTTTTTTAACCGATGACTTTGCGCCGGGTGTTTTCTTTAAATTTATTGCGAGTGAAAAAAATAATTTTGAGCATGGACAATTGTACGCATATAGAGATGCTACACCTGATGATACAAGCCATTGGATAACATTACCCATGACTATGGATTCATTGGTCGATATCCGCAATGTAGCCTTGCGCATGGGTGCCAGTTACTTTCTACGTATGGAATGGATGACACAGGTGCAAAATAAAATTTATATTACAGCAACCGGATGTGATAATTTTATAATAGAAAATATTTACAATGGTAAACCGTCCAAACATTTAATTCCTTTTACGAATAAGTCTGTGATCGATCAGCCCTATGGAAGTGTTCTCGTGTTTGATCCTGTAACAAACAACATGGATCTTTTATTGAATGGCGGAGCAGGAAAAAAAGATCCGGAAAAACATTTTTCAAATCCTGATGCGGTTACTACGCTTACAAAAAATGGAAAAACATATCTGATCATTCAGGAAGATATTATTTTAAATACACGCGGCCGGGTGAGCAAAAGCGCGCTGGAGAAAAATTTTTTTATGAATGAAATTTTCTGGCTTGATCTAAGTGTTAAAAATCCTACCGTTGATGATCTGAAGCGTTTTTTAATAGCACCTGCAGGTGCTGAAACTACTGGCGGTGCATTTATGTCTGGAAACACCAGGTTCTATTTTATAAATATCCAGCATCCCTACAGTAGTAATCCACCACCTTTTAATAAATCGTGCACCATTGTAATTGATTTAAAATGA
- the rsmI gene encoding 16S rRNA (cytidine(1402)-2'-O)-methyltransferase, translating into MNQTINTSGKLYLVPTPIGNLEDITLRAIRILKEVDLVLAEDTRTSGNLLKHLAVQTKLQAFHAHNEHRALQSTIQLLQQGKNLALVSDAGTPGISDPGFLLVRECYVHNIPVECLPGPTAFVPAIVKSGLPSDKFVFEGFLPHKKGRKTRIEKLMPEDRTIIFYESPYRLVKTLEQLRDAFGADRQASVSRELTKMFEETRNGSLEELAAHYTKHTPKGEIVLIVAGYNSKSDTLGNVDEAYSEADDEE; encoded by the coding sequence ATGAATCAGACAATTAATACGTCAGGTAAATTATATTTAGTACCAACTCCGATCGGCAATCTTGAAGACATTACGTTACGTGCTATCCGGATATTAAAAGAGGTTGATCTTGTTTTAGCGGAAGATACGCGCACCAGCGGGAATCTCTTAAAACATCTGGCTGTTCAAACGAAGCTACAGGCCTTTCATGCGCACAATGAACACCGTGCCCTGCAATCAACGATTCAATTATTACAGCAAGGTAAAAATCTTGCCTTGGTTTCTGATGCCGGAACACCAGGCATTTCTGATCCGGGATTTCTACTGGTGCGTGAATGTTATGTTCATAATATACCGGTTGAATGCCTGCCCGGGCCAACGGCGTTTGTGCCTGCTATTGTAAAGTCTGGCTTACCGAGCGACAAGTTTGTGTTTGAAGGATTTCTTCCGCATAAAAAAGGCCGTAAGACGCGTATTGAAAAACTGATGCCTGAAGACCGCACCATTATTTTTTATGAGTCGCCTTACAGATTGGTAAAAACACTGGAACAGTTAAGAGATGCCTTTGGTGCAGACCGTCAGGCATCGGTATCACGCGAGTTGACCAAAATGTTTGAAGAGACACGCAACGGCTCTCTGGAAGAGCTTGCAGCGCATTATACCAAACATACACCTAAAGGCGAAATTGTATTGATTGTTGCCGGCTATAACAGCAAATCAGATACACTGGGTAACGTAGATGAAGCGTATAGTGAGGCAGACGACGAAGAATAA
- a CDS encoding 4a-hydroxytetrahydrobiopterin dehydratase — MNKWTEQNNRLIKQFQFKDFKEAFEFMKRVAVVADKMDHHPYWTNCYNKVYIELNTHSAGGVVTKKDFSLAEAIDTLAHESDN; from the coding sequence ATGAACAAGTGGACAGAACAAAACAACAGACTTATCAAGCAATTTCAATTCAAAGATTTTAAAGAAGCTTTTGAATTTATGAAACGGGTTGCTGTGGTAGCCGATAAAATGGATCATCATCCATATTGGACAAACTGCTACAATAAAGTATATATCGAACTAAATACCCATAGTGCAGGTGGGGTAGTTACAAAAAAAGATTTTTCACTGGCAGAGGCCATTGATACACTAGCTCATGAATCAGACAATTAA
- a CDS encoding THUMP-like domain-containing protein → MVPIDALLSKEVNAFIVQHKHASVAELMLRMPVFTVDSRWIAAQIEGWQKASQKLPLWASTENIIYPIRLSMEQCSSERTAHYKSTLMSGERLVDLTGGFGVDSFYLSKSFNEVIYIEQQEDLAEIAAHNFSTLNQNNIVVKTADSDEYLKDIAEKIDVIFLDPARRKEMRKVYKLSDCEPNVVALQSFYFSKADVILIKTSPMLDITEATRQLTGIKEIHVVSVDNECKEVLYLLEKNYSGKATYICAHDYKKQLQLFSFTIAAEQAVTLSYSAPLAYLYEPNPSILKAGGFNSITQKYEVFKLHASSHLYTSASEVSDFPGRTFKIKETVGYSKKDIQAAVPGGKANIQTRNFPDSVEAIRKKTGLKDGGNIFIFATTLHDLSKVLLICEKI, encoded by the coding sequence ATGGTTCCTATAGATGCTTTATTATCAAAAGAAGTGAACGCTTTCATTGTTCAGCATAAACATGCTTCCGTAGCTGAATTAATGTTACGCATGCCTGTATTTACTGTAGACAGCAGATGGATTGCTGCACAGATTGAAGGCTGGCAAAAAGCATCTCAAAAGCTTCCTTTGTGGGCATCAACTGAAAACATTATCTATCCCATTCGCTTAAGCATGGAACAATGCTCCTCCGAGCGCACGGCACACTATAAATCAACGCTTATGAGCGGTGAAAGACTGGTAGATCTTACCGGTGGGTTCGGCGTAGATTCCTTTTATCTTTCAAAATCATTTAATGAAGTTATTTATATTGAACAACAGGAAGATCTGGCTGAAATAGCGGCACATAATTTTTCAACGCTAAATCAAAATAACATTGTTGTTAAAACTGCTGATTCGGATGAATATCTAAAAGATATTGCAGAAAAAATTGATGTAATCTTTTTAGATCCTGCACGCAGAAAGGAAATGCGGAAAGTTTATAAGCTGAGTGATTGCGAACCGAATGTTGTTGCCCTCCAGAGTTTTTATTTCAGCAAAGCAGATGTCATTTTAATAAAAACATCTCCAATGCTTGATATAACAGAAGCCACACGACAGCTCACAGGCATTAAGGAAATTCACGTAGTGAGTGTAGATAATGAATGTAAAGAAGTTTTATACCTGCTTGAGAAAAATTATTCCGGAAAAGCTACGTATATATGCGCACATGATTATAAAAAACAACTGCAGTTATTTTCATTTACGATTGCTGCCGAACAGGCTGTAACCCTGAGCTATTCTGCGCCGCTCGCGTATTTATATGAGCCCAATCCTTCTATCTTAAAGGCCGGCGGGTTTAACAGCATTACACAAAAATACGAAGTGTTTAAATTACATGCTTCGTCTCATTTGTATACATCAGCATCAGAGGTTTCTGATTTTCCAGGAAGAACGTTTAAGATTAAAGAAACCGTTGGTTATAGTAAGAAAGATATTCAAGCTGCAGTACCTGGCGGGAAAGCAAACATTCAAACCAGAAACTTCCCCGATTCGGTTGAAGCCATCAGAAAAAAAACAGGATTAAAAGATGGTGGTAACATTTTTATTTTTGCTACCACCCTTCATGATTTAAGTAAAGTATTATTGATTTGCGAAAAAATATAA
- the rfbA gene encoding glucose-1-phosphate thymidylyltransferase RfbA: MKGILLAGGTGSRLHPLTLAMSKQMMPIYDKPMIYYPLSCLMLAGIREILIISTPQDLPNFQKLLGDGSALGCRFEYAVQPSPDGLAQAFVIGEQFIGNDKVALILGDNIFYGSGLGRLLHSHNDPDGAVIFAYHVTDPERYGVVDFDDDMNALSIEEKPIKPKSNYAVPGVYFYDNSVIDIAKNLKPSSRGELEITDVNKIYLEKNKLKVAVLNRGTAWLDTGTFASLMQAGEFVRVIEERQGLKVGCIEEIAYTMKFITKEQLEALAKPLMKSGYGQYLLGLIKNK, translated from the coding sequence ATGAAAGGTATTTTATTGGCGGGAGGAACAGGTTCACGTTTGCATCCATTGACATTGGCAATGAGCAAACAGATGATGCCGATCTATGATAAGCCGATGATTTATTATCCATTATCCTGTTTGATGCTGGCAGGAATAAGAGAAATATTAATTATTTCTACCCCTCAGGATTTACCGAACTTTCAGAAGTTGCTAGGTGATGGGAGTGCGCTGGGCTGTAGATTTGAATACGCTGTACAGCCCTCACCGGATGGGCTCGCGCAGGCATTTGTAATTGGAGAACAATTTATCGGAAACGATAAAGTAGCATTAATCTTAGGAGATAATATTTTTTATGGCTCTGGCCTTGGCCGGTTATTGCATTCACACAATGATCCGGATGGCGCAGTGATATTTGCTTATCACGTTACAGATCCGGAACGTTACGGCGTTGTTGATTTTGATGATGATATGAATGCATTGTCGATTGAAGAAAAACCAATCAAACCAAAATCTAATTATGCGGTACCAGGTGTATATTTCTACGACAACAGTGTAATTGATATAGCTAAGAATTTAAAACCAAGTTCAAGAGGTGAGCTTGAAATTACGGATGTAAATAAAATCTATTTAGAAAAAAATAAATTAAAAGTTGCTGTATTGAACAGAGGTACAGCCTGGCTGGATACGGGTACATTTGCTTCTTTAATGCAGGCTGGTGAGTTTGTCCGTGTAATTGAAGAGCGCCAGGGTTTAAAAGTAGGCTGCATTGAAGAAATTGCTTATACCATGAAGTTTATAACAAAAGAACAATTGGAGGCATTGGCAAAGCCGTTAATGAAAAGCGGCTATGGCCAGTATTTACTTGGCCTGATCAAAAATAAATAA
- the rfbB gene encoding dTDP-glucose 4,6-dehydratase, translated as MNTNKTILITGGAGFIGSHVVRLFVNSYPDYLIVNLDKLTYAGNLANLTDIEKAPNYVFEKGDISDANYIQTLFKKYNFDGVIHLAAESHVDRSIVAPMEFVVTNVIGTVNLLNAAKDAWKGSNYEGKLFYHVSTDEVYGSLHDDSFFLETTSYDPQSPYSASKASSDHFVRAYSNTYKLPVVLTNCSNNYGPNQFPEKLLPLFINNIQNNKALPVYGKGENIRDWLFVIDHARAIDIVFHKGKRGETYNIGGHNEWTNIDLIRLLCKQMDQKLGRAEGTSEKLISYVTDRAGHDFRYAIDATKIKDELGWVPSVTFEQGLSLTIDWYLANKKWMEEITSGAYESYYEAQYIKR; from the coding sequence ATGAATACTAATAAAACGATATTAATTACGGGTGGCGCCGGATTTATTGGGTCTCACGTAGTACGCTTGTTTGTTAATTCATATCCGGATTATCTAATAGTGAATTTAGATAAACTTACATATGCAGGGAATCTCGCAAATTTAACGGATATAGAAAAAGCTCCCAATTATGTTTTTGAAAAAGGAGATATTTCTGATGCAAATTACATTCAGACACTTTTTAAAAAATATAATTTTGATGGCGTTATTCATTTGGCAGCCGAATCGCATGTTGACCGTTCAATAGTAGCTCCAATGGAATTTGTTGTAACCAATGTTATTGGTACAGTAAATTTACTGAATGCAGCAAAAGATGCCTGGAAAGGTTCAAACTACGAAGGTAAACTTTTTTATCACGTCTCTACAGATGAGGTGTATGGCTCGTTACACGATGATAGTTTCTTTTTAGAAACAACATCATATGATCCGCAATCTCCTTATTCAGCATCAAAGGCATCTTCAGACCATTTTGTACGTGCCTATAGTAATACGTATAAGTTGCCAGTTGTACTTACAAACTGTTCAAATAATTACGGGCCAAATCAATTTCCTGAAAAACTGCTTCCTTTATTTATCAATAATATTCAAAATAATAAAGCATTGCCTGTATATGGCAAAGGTGAAAATATCAGAGATTGGTTGTTTGTAATTGATCACGCAAGAGCTATTGATATTGTTTTTCATAAAGGTAAACGGGGAGAAACATATAATATCGGCGGCCATAATGAATGGACAAATATTGATCTGATTCGGTTATTATGTAAGCAAATGGATCAAAAATTGGGTAGAGCTGAAGGTACAAGTGAAAAATTGATCTCGTATGTGACCGATAGAGCCGGGCATGATTTCAGGTATGCGATTGATGCAACGAAAATTAAAGATGAATTAGGCTGGGTACCGTCGGTAACGTTTGAACAAGGCTTGAGCTTAACGATTGATTGGTATTTAGCAAACAAAAAGTGGATGGAAGAAATTACTTCCGGTGCGTACGAATCTTATTACGAAGCACAATACATTAAAAGATAA
- a CDS encoding nucleotide sugar dehydrogenase, translating into MPTFSNQLIQKNQTLAVIGLGYVGLPIALAFAKKVKVIGFDINSKRIDIMKKNIDPSGELRESDFLNSDIFFTAELSDLKKASFYIVTVPTPIDEFNHPDLAPLVSATRTIAKVLKQGDYVVYESTVYPGCTEEECIPLLEELSGLVCGKDFKVGYSPERINPGDKEHTLAKITKVVAGCDAESLDIIAQTYEIVVDAGIHKASSIKVAEAAKIIENTQRDVNIALMNELSVICDKLNINTLEVLEAASTKWNFLPFTPGLVGGHCIGVDPYYLTYKARKLGLNPNVILSGRLINDQMPMNIAKKIVKSLIKSGTDISKGRVLVLGVTFKENVEDIRNSKVAELIKELQSYSLQVDAVDPYASFQEFKHEYNLDFSTEITGTYDVVILAVSHKEYQKLNIEYFENLLTEKGIFVDIKGLYRKQNHRNSYWTL; encoded by the coding sequence ATGCCTACTTTCAGTAATCAACTGATTCAAAAAAATCAAACGTTAGCTGTTATAGGCTTGGGTTATGTAGGCTTACCAATTGCTTTAGCTTTTGCAAAAAAAGTTAAAGTAATTGGTTTTGATATCAATTCGAAACGAATCGATATCATGAAAAAAAATATAGATCCAAGCGGCGAGCTTAGAGAAAGTGATTTTTTAAACAGCGATATTTTTTTTACAGCTGAATTATCTGATTTAAAAAAGGCATCCTTTTATATTGTTACCGTACCAACACCTATTGACGAGTTTAATCATCCTGATCTTGCACCACTTGTTTCTGCAACCAGAACAATTGCTAAAGTATTAAAACAAGGTGATTATGTTGTGTATGAATCTACCGTATATCCTGGATGTACAGAAGAAGAATGTATTCCGTTGCTGGAGGAACTTTCCGGTTTGGTATGCGGCAAAGATTTTAAAGTCGGTTATTCGCCTGAAAGAATTAATCCGGGAGACAAGGAACATACACTTGCTAAAATTACAAAAGTAGTTGCCGGCTGTGATGCAGAAAGTCTTGACATCATTGCACAAACCTATGAGATTGTAGTTGATGCAGGTATCCATAAAGCATCATCCATTAAAGTAGCAGAAGCCGCAAAGATTATTGAAAACACACAGCGTGATGTAAACATTGCACTCATGAATGAGTTATCTGTGATTTGTGATAAACTAAACATCAATACGCTTGAAGTATTAGAGGCCGCCAGTACAAAATGGAATTTCCTGCCTTTTACACCGGGCCTTGTAGGCGGACATTGTATTGGTGTTGACCCCTATTACTTAACGTATAAAGCCAGAAAGCTTGGCTTAAACCCAAACGTTATTTTGAGCGGCAGATTGATCAATGATCAAATGCCGATGAACATTGCAAAAAAAATCGTTAAGTCTTTAATCAAATCCGGTACAGATATTTCAAAAGGACGGGTATTGGTGTTAGGCGTTACGTTTAAAGAGAATGTTGAAGACATAAGAAATTCTAAGGTTGCAGAATTAATAAAGGAATTACAATCTTATAGCCTGCAGGTAGATGCTGTAGATCCATACGCATCTTTTCAGGAATTTAAACATGAATATAATTTAGATTTTTCAACAGAAATAACGGGTACATATGACGTTGTTATATTAGCCGTATCTCATAAAGAATATCAAAAACTGAACATTGAGTACTTCGAAAACCTGTTAACAGAAAAAGGTATTTTTGTAGATATTAAAGGACTATACAGAAAACAAAATCATAGAAATTCCTATTGGACATTATAA
- a CDS encoding UDP-glucuronic acid decarboxylase family protein, with amino-acid sequence MAKKRVLITGAAGFLGSHLCDRFIKEGYHVIGMDNLITGNLKNIEHLFPLENFEFYNHDVSKFVHVAGDLDYILHFASPASPIDYLKIPIQTLKVGSLGTHNLLGLARAKKARMLIASTSEVYGDPLVHPQTEDYWGNVNPIGPRGVYDEAKRFQEAITMAYHTYHQVETRIVRIFNTYGPRMRLNDGRVLPAFIGQALRGEDLTSFGDGTQTRSFCYVSDLVEGIYRLLMSDYAYPVNIGNPVEITINDFAQEIIKLTGSNVKITFKPLPTDDPKQRKPDITKAKELLGWEPKVSREEGLKITYDYFKSLPKEDWDVLPKEFKKN; translated from the coding sequence ATGGCTAAAAAAAGAGTACTTATCACCGGAGCGGCCGGTTTTTTAGGATCACACTTATGTGACCGTTTTATTAAAGAAGGCTATCATGTAATCGGGATGGATAACCTTATTACAGGAAATCTTAAAAATATTGAACATTTATTTCCGCTGGAAAATTTCGAATTTTATAATCACGACGTTTCCAAGTTTGTGCATGTTGCAGGTGATTTAGATTATATCCTTCATTTTGCATCACCGGCAAGTCCGATTGACTATTTAAAGATTCCGATCCAGACCTTGAAAGTTGGTTCTTTGGGAACACATAATTTACTGGGATTGGCGCGTGCTAAAAAAGCACGTATGCTGATTGCTTCTACTTCTGAAGTATATGGTGATCCGCTGGTTCACCCACAGACAGAAGACTACTGGGGTAATGTAAACCCGATTGGTCCGCGTGGTGTATACGATGAAGCAAAACGTTTTCAGGAAGCTATTACGATGGCTTACCACACGTATCATCAGGTAGAGACACGTATTGTACGTATCTTCAATACCTATGGCCCGAGAATGCGTCTCAATGACGGACGTGTATTGCCTGCATTCATTGGCCAGGCGTTAAGAGGAGAAGATCTTACTTCTTTTGGTGATGGTACACAGACGCGTTCATTCTGTTATGTGAGTGATCTGGTTGAAGGTATTTACCGCTTATTGATGAGTGATTATGCGTATCCGGTAAACATCGGGAATCCGGTAGAGATCACCATCAACGATTTTGCACAGGAAATCATTAAGCTTACCGGTTCAAATGTAAAAATTACTTTTAAACCATTGCCTACAGATGATCCCAAACAGCGTAAGCCGGATATCACAAAAGCAAAAGAACTATTAGGCTGGGAACCTAAGGTTTCCAGAGAAGAAGGTTTGAAAATTACCTACGACTATTTCAAATCACTTCCTAAGGAAGACTGGGATGTCTTGCCAAAAGAATTTAAAAAGAACTAA
- a CDS encoding UDP-glucose dehydrogenase family protein, with protein MKIVIVGTGYVGLVTGTCFAEVGIEVVCVDIDQKKIDNLKNGILPIYEPGLEEMVERNVKKGRLKFSTDLSQSIVDAEVAFIAVGTPPGEDGSADLKYVLAVATAIGQSMKNDIVVVTKSTVPVGTSLKVKKALQEELGKRNASLTAYVSSNPEFLKEGAAIDDFMKPDRIVVGIDAPQAEETMRKLYKPFLLNGHPIFFMDIPSAEMTKYAANSMLATKISFMNDIANLCEIVGADVNLVRKGIGSDARIGNKFIYPGVGYGGSCFPKDVKALIKTAKQNGYDMRVLSAVEDVNDDQKYVLVKKVNKYFNNDLKGKKFGVWGLSFKPKTDDMREAPSLVIIPELLKAGASVIAYDPVAMHEASHTLKDTITYAQDPLEVLEGIDGLLIVTEWSEFRSPDFDVVKSKMKGKAIFDGRNIYDPKEMKTLGFDYYCIGLKAE; from the coding sequence ATGAAAATAGTAATAGTAGGAACGGGATACGTTGGTTTAGTAACGGGAACGTGTTTTGCAGAAGTAGGTATCGAAGTTGTATGTGTAGATATCGATCAGAAAAAAATAGACAATCTTAAAAACGGGATTTTACCGATATACGAGCCAGGCCTGGAAGAAATGGTAGAACGCAACGTTAAAAAGGGGCGTTTGAAGTTTTCTACAGATTTATCTCAAAGCATTGTTGATGCAGAAGTAGCCTTTATTGCTGTTGGTACCCCTCCCGGAGAGGATGGAAGCGCGGATCTGAAATATGTATTGGCTGTTGCAACTGCAATCGGACAATCTATGAAAAATGATATTGTTGTTGTTACAAAAAGTACGGTTCCGGTAGGTACTTCCTTAAAAGTTAAAAAAGCACTTCAGGAAGAACTGGGAAAACGTAATGCTTCCTTAACGGCATATGTATCTTCCAACCCCGAATTCTTAAAAGAAGGTGCCGCTATTGATGACTTCATGAAACCTGACCGTATTGTGGTTGGTATAGATGCTCCTCAGGCAGAAGAAACCATGCGCAAATTATACAAGCCGTTCCTGTTAAACGGTCACCCGATTTTCTTCATGGATATTCCTTCAGCTGAAATGACTAAGTATGCGGCAAACTCTATGCTTGCAACTAAGATCAGCTTTATGAACGACATTGCAAACTTATGTGAGATCGTAGGTGCAGATGTTAATCTGGTTCGCAAAGGAATCGGTTCGGATGCACGTATCGGAAATAAATTCATTTATCCGGGTGTAGGTTATGGCGGTTCCTGTTTTCCAAAAGATGTGAAAGCACTGATCAAGACAGCGAAACAAAACGGGTACGACATGCGCGTGTTAAGCGCTGTTGAAGATGTAAATGACGATCAGAAATACGTACTTGTTAAAAAAGTAAACAAGTATTTCAACAACGATCTGAAAGGAAAGAAATTCGGCGTTTGGGGTTTATCTTTCAAACCAAAGACAGATGATATGCGTGAGGCGCCATCATTGGTAATCATTCCGGAGTTATTAAAAGCAGGCGCAAGCGTTATTGCATATGACCCGGTTGCCATGCATGAAGCATCTCATACATTAAAAGACACCATCACCTATGCACAGGATCCGCTGGAAGTATTGGAGGGTATTGATGGATTACTGATCGTTACCGAATGGTCTGAATTCCGTTCTCCGGATTTTGACGTGGTAAAAAGCAAAATGAAGGGTAAGGCAATTTTCGACGGAAGAAATATTTATGATCCCAAAGAAATGAAAACACTGGGATTTGATTACTACTGCATCGGACTAAAAGCAGAATAA
- a CDS encoding acyl-CoA dehydrogenase family protein, translated as MNLEPTENQRLIASMAKDVAEKYIRPNIMKWDEVQEFPVDLFHKMGEFGLLGVLVPEQYGGAGMGYFEYITALEEISKVCGSIGLSMAAHNSLCTGHILAFGNEEQKAKYLPLLATGKWIGAWALTEANTGSDSGNMKTVARQDGDYWILNGSKNFITHAKSSNVVVVLARHADSEDKKFSSAFIIEKGTEGLTHGRKENKMGMRASETCELLLDNVRVHKSQLLGNIGDGFKQAMKVLDGGRISIAALSLGIAQGAYEAALQYSKERQQFNQPIGNFQGISFKLVDMATEIEAARLLTYKAADMKMKGQPMTREAAMAKLYASEVSVRVANEAVQIFGGYGYTKDYPVEKFYRDAKLCTIGEGTSEIQKIVIAKSLQK; from the coding sequence ATGAATTTAGAACCTACTGAAAACCAACGGCTCATTGCTTCAATGGCCAAGGATGTTGCAGAAAAATACATTCGGCCCAATATTATGAAATGGGATGAAGTACAGGAATTTCCTGTAGATCTGTTTCACAAAATGGGTGAGTTCGGTCTGTTAGGTGTTTTAGTACCGGAGCAGTATGGCGGTGCAGGAATGGGATATTTCGAATATATAACTGCATTAGAGGAAATATCAAAAGTGTGTGGTTCGATAGGTTTATCAATGGCTGCGCACAATTCACTATGTACCGGACATATTCTGGCGTTTGGTAATGAAGAACAAAAAGCTAAATATCTTCCGCTCCTGGCTACCGGCAAATGGATTGGAGCCTGGGCCTTAACAGAAGCAAATACAGGATCAGATTCCGGAAATATGAAAACGGTTGCCAGGCAAGACGGTGATTATTGGATTCTGAATGGCAGCAAAAACTTTATAACGCACGCTAAATCCTCTAATGTAGTAGTTGTGCTGGCACGTCATGCAGATAGTGAAGACAAGAAATTCTCTTCGGCCTTTATTATTGAAAAAGGTACGGAAGGCCTTACACATGGCCGTAAAGAAAATAAAATGGGTATGCGGGCTTCCGAAACCTGCGAGTTATTGCTAGATAATGTTCGCGTGCATAAAAGTCAGCTTCTGGGAAATATCGGAGACGGCTTCAAGCAAGCGATGAAAGTTTTGGATGGAGGCAGGATTTCAATTGCTGCGTTAAGTTTAGGTATCGCCCAGGGGGCATATGAAGCAGCACTTCAGTATTCAAAAGAGCGGCAGCAGTTTAACCAGCCAATCGGTAATTTTCAAGGTATCTCCTTCAAACTGGTAGATATGGCTACAGAAATTGAAGCTGCCCGCTTATTAACATATAAAGCGGCAGATATGAAAATGAAGGGACAACCCATGACACGTGAAGCAGCAATGGCAAAATTATATGCCTCAGAAGTATCCGTACGTGTTGCAAATGAAGCCGTTCAAATTTTTGGGGGGTATGGGTATACAAAAGATTACCCGGTAGAGAAATTTTACAGAGACGCAAAACTCTGCACAATTGGGGAGGGAACTTCTGAAATACAGAAAATTGTGATTGCCAAGTCCTTACAAAAATAA
- the rpsU gene encoding 30S ribosomal protein S21: MIVINIKENEPIDKALKRFKKKFEKTGVLKALRARSYYEKKSVRLRKEVIRASYRLKLQEAASND, from the coding sequence ATGATCGTAATCAACATCAAAGAAAACGAGCCAATAGATAAAGCGTTAAAGCGTTTCAAAAAGAAATTTGAAAAAACAGGTGTTTTAAAGGCACTTCGTGCTCGTTCTTACTACGAGAAAAAATCAGTACGTTTAAGAAAAGAAGTAATTCGTGCTTCTTACCGTCTTAAATTACAGGAAGCTGCTTCAAACGACTAA